A segment of the Corylus avellana chromosome ca2, CavTom2PMs-1.0 genome:
TTGCTTCTCTTTGagaatgaaattaaataaacaaatgaaaGAACAGAACTCAGAAGAGCTATATACCTATATATCTAAGCAATCGCTCACATAAAGCCACCAGTGTAAGGCACTCCCGCCTGAGGCAACCAGTCATCAACTAGCAAGAAGTTCGCCGCCGTGAAATTACTGGCGTCGGTGGCGTTAATCACTTGGTAACCCGGCCACGCCACTCTGTTCGTAGTGTTCGATCCGGGTCCGGTGTTATTATACTCAGCATAATACAAAGTGCTCAGCGCGAAAGTCGCATTCCACGCCATCCAACCAGCACGATTTACCAAACTACCCATTGAAGTCTGCATATAAACAGTTCTCGAATACTCCTTCCATGGCCTTCCCAAGTACGTCTGAGTAGTCCCATTGCTCAAAGCCAGATCATCGGCGGCTCTAATTGTACAGTTATGGATTGATGTGCCGGTGTTCTGATTTGGGTCCGTCCTACCTTGTGCGGTGATGGCGTTGAACTGTCCGGTCATCGGCAGCCGGGGATATAAGTTACAGTTTTGGAAGACGACCGCGGCGTTACCGAATATGAAATCGACGGTGCCGTATACGTCACACTCTCTGTAGAATTGCCTGAGAGAATGTGTGTAAAGGGTGTCTTGGTAAGCTTCAAAGCTGCAGCTGTAAAATGTTGATAAATCAGCCCCGTTTCGAAGCGCCACTGCCTGGTGCTTGATTGCGCCGGCTGTGTTTCGGATTGTTATGTTCACGGCCACAAACCCCGGCGCCACCACAGCTGCAATCATTATATGAAGCCCATTAATTAGATAATGTCTAGATTAAAGCACCATTTacgatatatattatttattcatattgAATTAATCGAGCATATTGAAAATGGAGCCGTTTTAAGCTTCATatatgtaaaatgattttttagtacaaaaatgtacaattaggggaaacttcacatACGAATTATCATGCGATTTGAGAAgacattttcaaatttcaaaacctctcaatttcactattcgaacttttaatttgatacaatctatctccgtcaatttttaaacgttaaaagtaaaaaaaaaaatgacatttatagttctaaaattttataaaatttcaaatttatccttaatttcaaattgaaaataatttggtCTATTTAATAGTTTACGTTAGAGTTTAATTGCAAAATTGATGAAATGGgtcaattatatatatcaaattaaaagttcaggggggtaaaattgagagtttttaaaatttggaaaaatcttcttaaaacgTGTGGTAGTTCAAGGGTCCTAAATGAAGTTGTTCCACAAAATTATTTCAGCGGAAAGCATTTTTGAGCGTttagttcattttaaaaatcaatgacaacaataacaatgtagACGATAGTGGCCGGCGGCAGAGAATGACATGTGAGAAAGAATGCTTGCGAGAACGAATTCTGGTATTATCggttgagaaagaaaatttcaaactcgaaaaatggtttatgaaaTCAAAAAAGGCAGACCATTTTATGAAATTCCTCCTTAACTGAAAATGTATTCGGTTTAACCAAGATTTTCGATCCTACAAAATacggtaaaataaa
Coding sequences within it:
- the LOC132170464 gene encoding probable pectinesterase/pectinesterase inhibitor 7, encoding TLSSWKAEDIQTLLSAILTNQQTCLDGLQATASAWSIKKGLAVPLSNDTKLYSVSLALFTNVWVPKRKKSTTWQPTRKQRGFRHGRLPLKMSGQTRAIYESVSRRKLLQSGSGDEVLVSDIVVVSPDGSGNFSTINDAIAAAPNNSKSSDGYFLIYVTAGVYQEYVSIGKNKKYLMIVGDGINQTIITGNRSVIDGWTTFNSATFAVVAPGFVAVNITIRNTAGAIKHQAVALRNGADLSTFYSCSFEAYQDTLYTHSLRQFYRECDVYGTVDFIFGNAAVVFQNCNLYPRLPMTGQFNAITAQGRTDPNQNTGTSIHNCTIRAADDLALSNGTTQTYLGRPWKEYSRTVYMQTSMGSLVNRAGWMAWNATFALSTLYYAEYNNTGPGSNTTNRVAWPGYQVINATDASNFTAANFLLVDDWLPQAGVPYTGGFM